A single window of Drosophila suzukii chromosome 3, CBGP_Dsuzu_IsoJpt1.0, whole genome shotgun sequence DNA harbors:
- the LOC108014139 gene encoding F-box and WD repeat domain-containing 11-A, protein MNMSQYAPNCQMANNARIEHTASEGHEGDATCVAYFDGQLFSGGADGKIRIWSPELQLLATVNAHEAYIYCMAINQHGKVYSSSCDGQVHFMLPPYGDEAVQELFRCDNAIQAMYCDGTVLYTGDDKGVVTTWTNDRMLFKYNLVEEVKSLAGEQKLIYTVRDLDVVVSQVADGKSGKYSNKAVIAGKSPLSLLGPLVDGKRSYLAFPDRSGMGLQLVNNLPQQQYTQLWHIPDCHELIVNALCGDEKYLYSGGYDKKVKAWTDLGSEKPRALGEVDVGSCVNSICCGDNAKVYIASSDGLIRSAKFS, encoded by the exons ATGAATATGTCTCAGTACGCTCCCAACTGCCAAATGGCCAACAACGCCCGCATCGAACACACGGCCTCCGAGGGACATGAAGGGGATGCCACCTGCGTGGCGTACTTCGATGGACAGCTGTTCTCCGGAGGCGCCGACGGTAAAATCCGA ATCTGGTCGCCGGAACTACAACTATtagccactgtgaacgctcacGAGGCTTACATATACTGCATGGCCATCAACCAGCACGGAAAGGTCTACTCGAGCAGTTGCGATGGTCAGGTGCACTTTATGCTGCCCCCCTATGGAGACGAAGCCGTGCAGGAGCTATTCCGCTGCGACAACGCCATTCAGGCTATGTATTGCGACGGAACCGTTCTTTACACGGGAGATGACAAAGGCGTGGTGACTACTTGGACAAACGATCGCATGCTCTTCAAGTACAACCTGGTAGAGGAGGTCAAGTCGCTGGCCGGTGAGCAAAAGCTCATTTACACAGTTCGCGACCTGGACGTGGTGGTCTCCCAGGTGGCGGATGGCAAGTCCGGCAAGTATAGCAATAAGGCGGTGATTGCCGGCAAGTCGCCGCTCAGTCTTCTTGGTCCATTGGTGGATGGAAAGCGCAGCTACCTCGCATTTCCCGACCGATCTGGAATGGGTCTTCAACTGGTTAATAACCTCCCGCAGCAGCAGTATACCCAACTTTGGCATATACCA GACTGTCACGAATTGATCGTAAACGCCCTTTGCGGGGATGAGAAATATTTGTATTCCGGCGGCTATGACAAAAAGGTTAAGGCTTGGACCGATTTGGGATCCGAAAAGCCAAGAGCACTGGGCGAGGTGGATGTGGGCAGCTGTGTGAATAGCATCTGCTGTGGCGACAACGCCAAAGTTTATATAGCTAGCAGCGATGGACTGATCCGCAGTGCAAAGTTTTCATAG
- the LOC108014147 gene encoding WD repeat-containing protein 91, giving the protein MAQVAFLDNLLREYLVFRGFSGTLKALDLEQRTEKDQHFRAERILEQFNNAVQNSDLQALRSLWFHLDNNIFSKLEHTYAVAVKKLENSLLKYYLVTAHTSNRPDKVSEFFNKLAGDLQQQSEWKDWFYFPFCKNAEESPTFALFFTKQWQDTLMLSLRNFLTTVYQCLPQPTFVRAEQEAAHMQRLSEDNAGLRARLLNLQQELHQLTQQQQGASAPGTSGGSIGDGGARRRSVYRQQQSLSDILPFDISPPGHIVDDFCIIATEANSVSQASDAQARSLKQLIRNIGSGSSPVMGRKDQAASSLGDKSTKRRSGSVGRSWI; this is encoded by the exons ATGGCACAAGTAGCTTTTCTGGACAACCTTCTCAGGGAATATCTAGTTTTCCGTGGATTCTCGGGCACCTTGAAGGCCCTCGACCTGGAGCAGCGCACTGAAAAGGACCAACATTTCAGGGCGGAGAGGATTCTGGAGCAATTTAACAATGCTGTGCAAAATTCAGATCTTCAGGCTCTAAGAAGCTTGTGGTTCCACCTGGACAACAACATATTCTCTAAGTTGGAGCACACCTACGCCGTGG CTGTCAAGAAACTCGAAAACAGCCTCCTTAAATACTATCTGGTGACCGCCCATACCAGCAATCGTCCCGACAAGGTGTCCGAGTTCTTCAACAAGTTGGCTGGCGACCTGCAGCAGCAGAGCGAGTGGAAGGATTGGTTCT ATTTTCCCTTCTGTAAGAACGCCGAGGAGTCGCCCACCTTTGCCCTGTTTTTCACCAAGCAGTGGCAGGATACTTTGATGCTTTCGCTGCGAAACTTCCTGACCACCGTTTACCAGTGTCTACCGCAGCCAACATTTGTGCGGGCGGAGCAGGAGGCGGCCCACATGCAACGCCTCAGCGAGGACAATGCCGGGCTACGTGCTCGCCTCCTCAACCTGCAGCAGGAGCTGCATCAGCTGACCCAACAGCAGCAGGGGGCCTCTGCCCCCGGAACTAGCGGAGGATCCATTGGCGATGGTGGCGCTCGGCGACGCAGCGTCTATCGCCAGCAGCAGAGCCTTAGCGACATCCTGCCCTTTGACATCAGTCCACCGGGCCACATCGTCGACGATTTCTGCATCATTGCCACAGAGGCGAATAGCGTGAGCCAGGCCAGCGACGCCCAGGCCCGTAGCCTCAAGCAGCTCATCCGTAACATAGGATCTGGAAGCTCGCCTGTAATGGGACGAAAGGACCAGGCAGCCAGTTCCCTGGGCGACAAGTCTACCAAACGCAGGTCCGGCAGCGTGGGACGCAGTTGGATTTAA
- the LOC118877596 gene encoding UPF0488 protein CG14286 yields MHKRRTAKSINKPPPIQGAIKKPTPAAEPEIPEDIVTQFEVELCWCVQQLQDALNGGKLSQKVAEDTAKNLKILTSPKAPLIKKRQVMKMSLGDYREKMQKEEQKLLLAAQQIKFTPTSGTVVKSSFVKKAALLSSGKDFRFNFSAPAEDSNAKESHPAPKIEEPHSAPKVQSNFQESSGSPFKFNFSIDDDSANNINFSGLNLNK; encoded by the coding sequence ATGCACAAACGCCGAACTGCCAAGTCCATAAATAAACCACCGCCAATCCAGGGAGCTATTAAAAAGCCCACGCCGGCTGCGGAACCTGAGATCCCCGAGGACATCGTCACCCAGTTCGAAGTGGAGCTCTGCTGGTGCGTGCAACAGTTGCAGGATGCCCTCAATGGAGGAAAACTGAGCCAGAAAGTGGCCGAGGACACCGCCAAGAATTTAAAGATCCTGACCAGTCCAAAGGCCCCGCTCATCAAAAAGCGCCAGGTGATGAAGATGTCCCTTGGCGACTACCGAGAAAAAATGCAGAAGGAGGAGCAGAAATTGCTTTTGGCCGCCCAGCAAATCAAGTTTACACCTACGAGTGGCACAGTCGTAAAGTCCAGCTTTGTCAAGAAAGCAGCTCTTTTGTCATCCGGAAAAGACTTCCGCTTCAACTTTTCCGCGCCCGCCGAAGACTCCAATGCCAAGGAGTCCCATCCAGCACCCAAAATCGAGGAGCCCCATTCAGCTCCCAAGGTGCAGTCCAATTTCCAGGAGAGCTCCGGAAGCCCATTCAAGTTCAACTTTTCCATCGATGATGATTCCGCCAATAATATCAACTTCAGCGGGTTGAACCTAAATAAATAG